From a single Chitinophaga sp. Cy-1792 genomic region:
- a CDS encoding DUF4293 domain-containing protein — protein MIQRIQSLYLLLAAGAGVGVLCSNLWKATIAGSTEVSVVNASNNYLMYVLYIIIVLIAFASIFLFKKRKLQFRLTVVDILLTCVGIGYQYYLVGKEAEFLRKSGKTIASASYQIASFLPILMVVLLFLAARGIYKDEKLIKSLDRLR, from the coding sequence ATGATACAACGCATCCAGAGTCTTTATTTGTTATTAGCCGCCGGAGCAGGCGTAGGCGTACTATGCAGTAACCTGTGGAAAGCCACCATAGCTGGTTCTACAGAGGTCTCTGTCGTAAATGCATCTAATAATTATTTGATGTATGTGCTCTATATCATCATCGTGCTGATAGCGTTCGCTTCTATTTTTTTATTTAAAAAGAGGAAACTGCAATTTCGCCTGACAGTAGTAGACATCCTTTTAACCTGCGTAGGCATTGGTTATCAATACTATCTGGTAGGAAAAGAGGCCGAATTCCTGAGAAAAAGCGGTAAAACAATCGCCAGCGCATCTTACCAGATCGCTTCCTTCCTCCCTATCCTCATGGTTGTACTGCTGTTTCTCGCTGCCAGAGGCATTTATAAAGATGAGAAACTGATCAAATCACTCGATCGCCTGAGATAA
- a CDS encoding DUF6717 family protein, which translates to MTGNYRFYKTPEDKWFIDIPEWTKDIAELQMVLGADDMLDVASGNTSECFLKISDEPFEGADEATLIENLQDSIGGGNYLMENFRGTTVNQQMWLCEVTEYVFGYLPKAIYVAITAA; encoded by the coding sequence ATGACAGGTAATTACAGATTTTACAAAACCCCTGAAGACAAATGGTTTATTGATATCCCCGAATGGACCAAAGATATTGCCGAGCTGCAAATGGTTTTAGGTGCAGACGATATGCTGGATGTGGCCAGTGGTAATACTTCCGAATGTTTCCTGAAAATCAGTGACGAACCATTTGAAGGTGCTGATGAAGCTACGCTGATAGAGAATCTGCAGGATTCTATTGGTGGCGGCAACTATCTGATGGAAAATTTCAGAGGAACAACCGTGAACCAGCAGATGTGGCTTTGTGAGGTAACCGAATATGTTTTTGGTTATCTGCCGAAGGCGATTTATGTGGCAATAACAGCTGCTTAA